A single genomic interval of Salinarchaeum sp. IM2453 harbors:
- the bioD gene encoding dethiobiotin synthase, protein MRKSDTISGVFVAGTGTSVGKTFVTAGLTGWLREVYIDAHAIKPAQTGAPQDDDAGRVAEVCESIKASSCLHQFEPALAPRVAATKEGRDICYEAVLEDTRSIAAEHEFAIIEGIGGLRVPITEDYEVIDLIADLKLPVIVVARSGLGTLNHTSLTVEALEDRNLSVEGIILNEFEGQTAAEQTNPDELERMTGHKVACLPPLETKSPKDVVRHIRENMPTSMLPRSIIERIN, encoded by the coding sequence ATGAGAAAATCCGATACAATTAGTGGTGTATTTGTCGCTGGTACGGGTACCAGCGTCGGTAAAACGTTTGTTACTGCAGGATTAACGGGCTGGCTGCGTGAAGTCTATATTGATGCTCACGCTATCAAGCCCGCCCAGACAGGGGCCCCACAAGATGATGATGCTGGGAGGGTAGCTGAAGTTTGTGAGAGCATAAAAGCATCCAGTTGCCTTCATCAATTCGAACCAGCACTTGCTCCCCGTGTTGCGGCTACAAAAGAAGGCAGGGATATTTGCTATGAAGCAGTGTTAGAAGATACCAGATCAATAGCAGCAGAACATGAATTTGCTATTATCGAAGGAATCGGGGGTCTTCGGGTTCCAATTACCGAGGATTACGAAGTCATTGATCTTATAGCGGATCTTAAACTGCCAGTAATAGTCGTTGCCCGGTCAGGATTAGGAACGTTAAATCATACTAGCCTAACTGTCGAAGCATTAGAAGACCGGAACTTGTCTGTTGAAGGGATTATTCTCAATGAATTCGAGGGGCAGACTGCGGCCGAACAAACAAATCCTGATGAACTAGAGCGGATGACCGGGCATAAAGTCGCATGTTTACCTCCACTTGAAACAAAAAGCCCGAAAGATGTTGTTAGGCATATTCGAGAGAATATGCCGACATCAATGCTACCTAGATCAATTATTGAGCGGATCAATTAA
- a CDS encoding 8-amino-7-oxononanoate synthase encodes MTTGNFDLEHRLNEHRSANLMRNLEPAESIGARSRFLTRRTDEGAKFGSEEKIFASNNYLGLISDKRVRQAAEEAIRNVGSGTGASRLLTGDTDLHHTLEQEIAECKETEKVLVFSSGYAANVGTIAALEPDLVFSDELNHASIIDGCRLADAETVVYDHCNTGDLATKMSDATTNREPNERWLVITDTVFSMDGDIAPLKQLCDVAERYNAWIMADEAHATGLFGNGGGIIQREGLEDRIDVQVGTLSKALASQGGYVAGNKTLIKYLINNARSFMFSTGLAPPAVGAAYKALKIARNGNRTEQLWENVEHLRSGLTSAGYEVLGNSHILPVMIGDRKKALEIGRKVRKQGIVAPPIRPPTVPEGTSRIRITPMATHDKSDIETCIKAFRKAGEDTEVISA; translated from the coding sequence ATGACTACAGGAAACTTCGATTTAGAGCATAGGCTTAACGAACATAGATCAGCAAACCTCATGCGAAATCTTGAGCCAGCAGAGTCGATTGGGGCAAGGTCTCGGTTTCTAACAAGACGTACCGATGAAGGTGCTAAGTTTGGATCTGAAGAGAAAATATTTGCATCAAATAACTATCTCGGATTGATCAGTGACAAGCGAGTTCGGCAAGCTGCTGAGGAAGCAATCCGTAATGTAGGATCAGGAACTGGGGCAAGTAGGTTGCTGACGGGCGACACTGATCTTCACCACACCTTAGAGCAGGAGATTGCTGAGTGCAAAGAAACTGAAAAAGTATTGGTTTTCTCCTCGGGGTATGCCGCTAATGTAGGTACTATTGCTGCACTTGAACCCGATTTAGTTTTTTCAGATGAATTGAATCATGCCAGTATCATCGACGGATGTCGTCTCGCTGACGCAGAAACAGTTGTCTATGATCACTGTAACACCGGCGATTTAGCTACAAAAATGTCTGACGCCACCACGAATCGAGAACCAAATGAGCGTTGGCTTGTCATAACGGATACAGTGTTTAGCATGGATGGAGATATAGCCCCATTGAAACAACTCTGCGATGTTGCGGAGAGATATAATGCGTGGATTATGGCAGATGAGGCGCATGCTACCGGACTGTTCGGCAATGGAGGTGGGATCATCCAACGCGAAGGGCTTGAAGACCGTATCGACGTTCAAGTGGGTACTCTTTCAAAAGCACTAGCGAGCCAGGGAGGATATGTCGCTGGCAATAAAACCTTGATCAAATATCTAATAAATAACGCGAGATCATTTATGTTCTCTACTGGACTTGCCCCACCTGCTGTGGGTGCTGCGTATAAGGCGTTGAAAATTGCGCGTAACGGTAATCGTACAGAGCAACTTTGGGAGAATGTTGAGCACCTTCGAAGTGGACTTACATCAGCAGGATACGAAGTGCTAGGGAACTCACATATACTTCCAGTAATGATCGGTGATCGAAAGAAGGCCTTAGAGATAGGAAGGAAGGTCAGAAAACAAGGAATCGTTGCTCCTCCAATTCGTCCCCCAACCGTACCTGAAGGGACTAGTAGGATTCGTATTACACCAATGGCAACACATGATAAGTCGGATATTGAAACATGCATCAAAGCATTTCGAAAGGCGGGAGAAGATACGGAGGTTATTTCTGCATGA
- a CDS encoding transcriptional regulator produces MTDINFAVLGTGGIGRRALEISQYKDGVTPVAACDRNGIAVDYEGLDVKELLDATEGNIAGDGSGESEELGKAANNGGSKIGMKTGVKQTGESAGIVASAQGKSTETPIDDIIVNSDMFDAVLIALPNLEHDFIPRISDRFAEAEYSGVLVDVLKRSRVIEMLDERENAFKKAGITFICGAGATPGFLTGAAAIAAQSFVKVEEVEIWWGVGLKSGYTDNRGTVREDIAHLDGYDIKTARGLSTEEIEEIIDEHDGVLEFHDMEHADDILLERSGICDADNVSVGGVLDVRSDEKPTTTTVRVTGTTFDGKKATNMFQLDDNTSMAANVNGPALGYMKAGVMRNRVGDYGVYGPADLMPRF; encoded by the coding sequence ATGACTGATATCAACTTTGCTGTGCTTGGAACTGGAGGAATCGGACGTCGAGCTCTTGAGATCAGTCAGTATAAGGATGGAGTTACGCCCGTTGCAGCCTGTGACCGTAACGGAATTGCTGTTGACTACGAGGGACTTGATGTCAAGGAGTTACTTGACGCAACCGAGGGGAACATAGCAGGTGACGGGAGTGGAGAGAGCGAGGAATTGGGCAAAGCAGCAAATAATGGTGGAAGCAAGATTGGGATGAAAACTGGAGTCAAACAAACGGGTGAAAGTGCTGGCATAGTCGCATCAGCTCAGGGCAAGTCAACTGAAACGCCGATCGACGATATTATTGTAAATTCAGACATGTTTGATGCTGTTCTTATTGCTCTACCTAATCTTGAACATGATTTTATTCCGCGGATTTCTGATCGGTTTGCTGAAGCGGAGTATTCAGGAGTCCTTGTAGATGTGCTCAAACGTTCTCGTGTTATTGAGATGCTCGATGAGCGTGAAAATGCTTTCAAAAAAGCTGGTATTACGTTTATTTGTGGGGCTGGAGCAACGCCTGGATTTCTGACTGGAGCAGCTGCCATAGCTGCACAATCATTTGTCAAAGTAGAAGAAGTCGAGATTTGGTGGGGTGTCGGTCTCAAGTCCGGTTATACAGACAATCGAGGAACTGTTCGCGAGGATATTGCTCATCTCGATGGATACGATATCAAGACTGCCCGTGGACTTTCCACGGAAGAGATTGAAGAGATTATTGATGAACACGATGGTGTTCTGGAGTTTCATGACATGGAACACGCCGACGATATTTTGTTAGAACGGTCAGGCATCTGCGATGCTGATAATGTTTCCGTTGGGGGAGTACTTGATGTGCGCTCTGATGAAAAACCAACAACGACGACAGTCAGAGTAACAGGAACTACCTTCGATGGGAAGAAGGCTACAAACATGTTCCAGCTCGATGATAATACATCTATGGCAGCCAACGTAAACGGGCCTGCACTGGGATATATGAAAGCTGGTGTTATGCGCAATCGTGTCGGGGATTATGGTGTCTATGGACCAGCAGATCTAATGCCTAGGTTCTAG
- a CDS encoding DUF5807 family protein, which produces MSTNKREAFLTGDRPGDIAVYIADQLVDDPDALSDHGHVTDQGTVLVLDGETGRKIFKSATGMDALGFAKSAMDTEGEIANDLTGGVCPECGKNTIQLLLAFAEEQNEAVGGIYAEGDVIHAYAQCDCGARYSDKWTL; this is translated from the coding sequence ATGAGCACTAATAAACGCGAAGCATTTCTCACAGGCGATCGTCCTGGTGACATTGCAGTGTATATTGCAGACCAGTTAGTTGATGATCCTGATGCTCTATCTGACCACGGGCACGTTACCGATCAAGGAACTGTCCTTGTCCTCGACGGCGAAACTGGACGGAAGATATTCAAATCTGCAACAGGAATGGACGCCCTCGGGTTTGCGAAATCTGCTATGGATACTGAAGGCGAAATTGCCAATGATCTAACCGGCGGGGTGTGTCCCGAATGCGGGAAAAATACTATTCAACTCCTCCTTGCCTTTGCCGAAGAGCAAAACGAAGCTGTTGGCGGAATATACGCCGAAGGTGATGTCATCCATGCGTACGCCCAATGTGACTGCGGGGCTCGCTATTCCGACAAATGGACCCTGTAA
- a CDS encoding DHH family phosphoesterase, producing the protein MDKNLIDTQSLSSERKSLLPGEGFFILDEVRQQQQEAEIERAISDAKTIVIADPDADGLASVALIRAAADGAALVPVGPHEISDGLEYVAEYGSEAEELFICDLCPDKLAYVTPLEEIGRSIDNVMWFDHHQWESEVETGVREYGVELVVGESDRECTADVALRSLEYEFPDHLVELAEVTRDHDLWIKEDPRSDDLADYARWVGDEQEYIKTVQEHGADLPEEVQVLLNERRVEKEDLIERAVRRAEYHDIGPWTVGFTYGRCSQNEVAEAMRSEGADASTIIKPSGAISLRGTDEFERCHEVAGLLNGGGHPKAAGCKPDIYDDMLDYAQHWTTQGAAAKHQVISAFREIAAQERSE; encoded by the coding sequence ATGGACAAGAATCTAATTGACACACAATCGTTATCTTCGGAGCGAAAGTCATTGCTGCCGGGTGAAGGATTTTTTATTTTGGACGAAGTTCGGCAGCAGCAACAGGAGGCCGAAATTGAAAGAGCAATATCTGATGCGAAAACAATTGTTATTGCTGATCCGGATGCTGATGGGCTTGCATCAGTCGCACTAATCCGTGCAGCAGCCGATGGGGCAGCACTTGTGCCGGTAGGACCACATGAGATATCTGATGGCCTTGAATATGTAGCCGAGTACGGATCAGAGGCAGAAGAACTATTCATTTGTGATCTATGTCCGGATAAGCTTGCATATGTAACACCGCTGGAAGAAATTGGCAGGAGTATTGATAATGTAATGTGGTTTGACCATCATCAGTGGGAATCAGAAGTTGAAACTGGAGTACGCGAGTATGGTGTTGAACTTGTAGTTGGTGAATCAGATCGGGAGTGTACAGCAGATGTAGCGCTACGATCGCTTGAATATGAATTTCCAGACCATCTCGTCGAACTTGCAGAAGTGACGCGCGATCATGATTTGTGGATAAAAGAGGACCCGCGGAGTGACGATTTAGCTGACTATGCAAGGTGGGTTGGTGATGAGCAAGAGTACATTAAAACAGTTCAAGAGCACGGGGCAGACCTGCCAGAAGAGGTACAGGTGCTGCTTAACGAACGGCGGGTCGAAAAAGAGGATTTAATCGAACGAGCAGTCCGACGGGCTGAGTACCATGACATTGGGCCTTGGACAGTTGGATTTACGTACGGTCGATGCTCACAGAATGAGGTTGCTGAGGCGATGCGATCAGAGGGTGCTGACGCATCAACAATTATCAAGCCATCAGGAGCAATCTCACTGCGTGGCACAGACGAGTTTGAGCGTTGTCACGAGGTTGCTGGGCTACTGAATGGAGGAGGTCACCCGAAGGCAGCCGGGTGCAAGCCAGATATTTATGATGATATGCTTGATTACGCTCAACACTGGACTACACAGGGGGCAGCAGCAAAACATCAAGTAATTTCCGCATTTAGGGAGATTGCTGCACAAGAAAGATCAGAGTAG
- a CDS encoding PspA/IM30 family protein → MGILSRASYIIRSKVSSLLDRAEDPTETLDYSYEQMRDELQDVKQGIADLTTQKKRLEMQKQRLEENVEKHNEQARRAVEQDREDLARKALEKKKAKMNQIEELETQIADLENTQDQLVEQKETLQQRIEEFRTKKETIKARHEAAEASTKVSEAVTGAGEEFEDVNRAIERAEENTEEMEARSAALDELQDEGVLEDQISDKSDLERELEEVATEDSIDSELETLKSDVEEGGTSEEPQSDIEMDDEIEQELAEIDNEDSN, encoded by the coding sequence ATGGGAATTTTGTCACGGGCCTCCTATATCATACGGTCCAAAGTCAGCTCATTGCTTGATAGAGCTGAAGATCCAACGGAAACACTCGACTACTCATACGAGCAAATGCGAGACGAGCTACAAGATGTCAAGCAGGGAATCGCCGATCTAACGACGCAAAAAAAGCGATTAGAGATGCAAAAGCAGCGACTCGAAGAAAACGTCGAAAAGCATAACGAGCAGGCTCGACGGGCGGTTGAGCAGGATCGTGAAGACCTCGCAAGAAAGGCCTTAGAGAAGAAGAAGGCGAAGATGAATCAAATAGAAGAACTTGAAACTCAAATTGCTGACCTTGAGAACACACAGGACCAATTGGTTGAGCAAAAAGAAACATTACAGCAGCGAATCGAAGAGTTTCGAACCAAAAAAGAGACAATCAAAGCACGTCACGAAGCTGCAGAGGCGAGCACAAAGGTTTCAGAAGCAGTAACAGGAGCTGGCGAAGAGTTTGAGGATGTGAACCGAGCGATTGAGCGAGCAGAAGAAAATACTGAGGAGATGGAAGCCCGATCTGCGGCACTTGATGAGTTACAGGACGAAGGTGTACTTGAAGATCAGATCTCGGACAAAAGTGATTTAGAACGCGAACTAGAGGAGGTTGCTACGGAAGATAGTATCGACTCAGAGCTTGAAACACTGAAGTCAGATGTAGAAGAAGGAGGGACATCCGAGGAACCACAGTCAGACATTGAGATGGACGATGAAATTGAACAGGAGTTAGCAGAAATTGACAACGAAGATTCTAATTAA
- a CDS encoding alpha/beta hydrolase encodes MTAPVSIPGVRSVRAALDGSGGPAVVIACPPHPQQGGTRSDPRLQSVADALNNRGIDCLRIDYGSWDQGIGEQTDTKNAVKWANNNYQTVGLFGYSFGAALTLLVAAQNNLNGAAALAPPTSLASGDNINAALQSITCPVLICYGEYDTTVDWQPLVNQQLNSNVQTTGFPADHLFTGHHHSAAATIADFFLRVF; translated from the coding sequence ATGACAGCTCCCGTCTCAATTCCTGGTGTCCGATCGGTTCGTGCAGCTCTGGATGGATCCGGTGGGCCTGCTGTCGTTATTGCTTGCCCTCCGCATCCACAACAAGGAGGAACGCGCTCTGATCCTCGACTACAATCTGTCGCAGATGCACTGAACAATCGTGGAATTGATTGTCTCCGAATCGATTACGGCTCTTGGGATCAAGGGATCGGCGAACAGACAGACACGAAAAACGCAGTAAAGTGGGCTAATAATAACTATCAGACAGTAGGATTATTTGGATACAGTTTTGGTGCGGCGCTTACTTTGCTTGTTGCTGCACAGAACAATTTGAACGGAGCAGCAGCACTTGCTCCTCCAACTTCGCTTGCTAGCGGTGATAATATCAATGCCGCACTACAGTCAATCACATGTCCGGTATTAATCTGCTATGGAGAATATGATACCACCGTTGACTGGCAACCGTTGGTAAATCAACAACTTAACTCTAATGTCCAGACTACTGGGTTCCCTGCGGATCATCTTTTCACCGGACATCATCACTCCGCTGCTGCCACAATCGCTGATTTCTTTCTCCGGGTTTTCTGA
- a CDS encoding MATE family efflux transporter → MVVSVPNPLRLLLLWIGNLLAAGGLADRNRMERTVTLSWPRIVTGIARMSKSAADVAMVGVAVGSAAIAGVGFATPFWALVFSIGAGVAGGTIGMVSQRYGAGQSEELRRVVLVSVYIVLIVTIPLSVIYHFYAPELIGLLSAEPEAHALGAEYLQVIALGVPFAALNLVGSRVLIGADDSYIPMVLRVGGAITNLVLNVVLIFIIGLGVTGAALGTIIGNVLITVGFTVGFLRGGLPFVGEFPVTIDQFRPLLDKELARDLVEISTPLAFSNMAGTGAQFPMLYIVGLFGTEIVAAFVIALRVRDLLNTPGWGFSLASSSLVGQELGTGAEQQARAYSREIIRFAGSVYMIGATFAFIFAEPIARMFVDDPATLPLAVPFVQVAAVSVIFWGISGASIGPLQASGDTRWPLYAQLLGRYGVAIPLALLGAVTPLGLIGLYLALLAETVVPAAVNYYRVQTERWVCVSRDYRPETSPND, encoded by the coding sequence ATCGTAGTGTCGGTCCCGAATCCGTTGCGACTTTTATTGTTATGGATTGGGAATTTACTGGCTGCTGGTGGCCTTGCTGACCGCAATCGCATGGAGCGGACAGTAACGCTGTCGTGGCCACGGATAGTGACTGGTATTGCCAGAATGTCGAAGTCTGCAGCTGATGTTGCCATGGTAGGGGTTGCAGTCGGGTCGGCAGCAATTGCAGGAGTTGGGTTTGCAACACCATTCTGGGCGTTAGTCTTTTCAATTGGTGCAGGGGTTGCTGGAGGTACAATTGGGATGGTATCCCAACGTTATGGAGCGGGGCAGTCAGAAGAGCTACGACGGGTTGTACTAGTGAGTGTGTATATTGTGCTGATAGTAACCATACCTCTCAGTGTAATATACCACTTTTACGCACCAGAGCTAATTGGGCTACTCAGTGCAGAGCCGGAAGCGCACGCACTTGGAGCAGAATATCTACAGGTCATTGCATTAGGGGTGCCATTTGCTGCACTGAATCTCGTTGGGAGTCGTGTACTGATCGGGGCAGATGATTCTTATATTCCGATGGTACTTCGAGTTGGCGGCGCAATAACAAACCTTGTGCTAAATGTAGTACTGATATTTATCATTGGACTCGGAGTCACTGGAGCAGCACTGGGAACTATTATTGGTAACGTGTTGATTACGGTTGGATTTACAGTTGGGTTTCTTCGGGGAGGATTGCCATTTGTTGGTGAGTTTCCGGTCACAATCGATCAATTCCGACCACTGCTTGACAAAGAGTTAGCACGAGATCTTGTTGAGATCAGTACTCCACTTGCATTTTCGAACATGGCTGGGACCGGAGCACAGTTTCCGATGTTATATATTGTCGGTCTCTTTGGAACTGAAATTGTCGCAGCATTTGTGATAGCACTCCGCGTTCGAGACCTTCTTAATACGCCGGGCTGGGGATTTAGTCTGGCATCAAGTAGTCTCGTAGGACAAGAGCTAGGGACAGGAGCAGAGCAACAAGCAAGAGCATACAGTCGGGAAATCATTCGATTCGCCGGGTCGGTTTACATGATCGGTGCAACGTTTGCGTTTATATTTGCAGAACCTATTGCTCGAATGTTCGTTGATGACCCAGCTACACTTCCACTCGCTGTGCCGTTTGTGCAGGTAGCTGCAGTGAGCGTGATTTTCTGGGGTATCAGTGGGGCATCGATTGGTCCTCTGCAAGCCAGCGGAGATACTCGATGGCCATTGTATGCTCAGTTGCTTGGGCGATACGGCGTTGCAATTCCTCTGGCATTACTTGGTGCTGTGACACCACTCGGATTAATTGGACTATATTTAGCGCTACTGGCAGAAACGGTTGTACCAGCGGCAGTAAACTACTATCGCGTGCAAACAGAACGATGGGTTTGCGTCAGCCGAGATTATAGACCAGAAACATCACCAAATGACTAA
- the pyrG gene encoding glutamine hydrolyzing CTP synthase yields MPTDPDYDPTLGNKFIFVTGGVMSGLGKGITAASVGRLLKNAGFDVTAVKIDPYLNVDAGTMNPFQHGEVFVLKDGGEVDLDLGNYERFLDEDMTSDHNITTGKVYKQVIEAERAGDYLGKTVQIIPHITDDIKRRIREAAHGTDVCIVEVGGTVGDIEGMQYLEALRQFAHEQDDDDILFTHVTLVPYSKNGEQKTKPTQHSVKELRSIGLQPDVIVGRCEDRLDAKTREKIALFCDVPIDAVFSNPDVDDIYHVPLMVEEEGLDEYVMESLNIADRALDPDERQNEWRQTVTQERAKECEIALVGKYELEDAYLSIYEALKHAGLETGTRVNTKWIHSETLADGHDGQLADVDGIVVPGGFGTRGTEGKIEAVRYARENGVPYLGLCLGFQMAVIEYARNVLGLPEAHSTEIEEETPDPVIDILPEQYDVEDLGGTMRLGDHSTEIKPDTLAHELYESDECIERHRHRYEVNPEYIDRLEEAGLVFSGVSNNRMEVVELPEHPFFIGTQFHPEFRSRPGSASPPFVGLIEAVHTTSSDPEPVHTPE; encoded by the coding sequence ATGCCGACCGACCCCGATTACGATCCCACTCTGGGGAACAAGTTTATCTTCGTTACTGGTGGTGTAATGTCTGGCCTCGGTAAAGGTATTACTGCAGCGAGTGTCGGCCGACTATTAAAAAACGCTGGATTTGACGTCACCGCGGTCAAGATTGATCCTTATCTTAATGTTGATGCTGGAACGATGAACCCATTCCAGCATGGAGAGGTCTTTGTCCTCAAAGATGGTGGAGAAGTTGATCTTGACCTTGGTAACTACGAGCGGTTCTTGGACGAGGATATGACCTCAGACCACAACATCACTACAGGAAAAGTATACAAACAAGTTATTGAGGCAGAGCGAGCAGGTGATTATCTCGGTAAAACCGTTCAGATTATTCCGCACATAACCGACGACATCAAACGCCGAATCCGTGAAGCTGCTCACGGTACTGATGTTTGTATCGTCGAAGTCGGTGGAACGGTAGGTGATATTGAAGGCATGCAATATCTTGAGGCACTTCGCCAATTTGCTCATGAACAGGACGATGATGATATTCTATTTACCCATGTAACACTTGTCCCGTACTCGAAAAACGGCGAACAAAAAACCAAACCAACACAGCATAGTGTCAAAGAACTGCGATCAATTGGATTACAGCCCGACGTTATTGTTGGAAGGTGTGAAGACCGTCTTGATGCCAAAACGCGAGAAAAAATTGCACTTTTCTGTGATGTTCCAATAGATGCTGTATTCTCGAACCCAGATGTTGATGATATCTACCACGTGCCGCTGATGGTTGAAGAAGAAGGCCTTGACGAGTATGTGATGGAGTCGCTCAACATTGCCGACCGAGCACTTGATCCTGATGAGCGCCAAAATGAATGGCGACAGACTGTCACTCAAGAGCGAGCCAAAGAATGCGAAATAGCCCTCGTTGGAAAATATGAACTAGAGGATGCATATCTATCAATTTATGAAGCACTCAAACATGCTGGGCTTGAAACAGGAACTAGAGTCAATACAAAATGGATTCACAGTGAGACACTTGCTGATGGCCATGATGGTCAATTAGCCGATGTTGATGGTATTGTTGTCCCTGGCGGGTTCGGAACTCGTGGGACTGAGGGCAAAATTGAGGCCGTCCGATACGCTCGTGAAAATGGTGTGCCGTATCTCGGTCTCTGCCTTGGCTTCCAGATGGCTGTCATTGAATATGCTCGTAATGTACTTGGACTTCCTGAGGCCCATTCTACCGAAATTGAAGAAGAAACGCCTGACCCTGTGATTGATATTCTCCCAGAACAGTACGATGTGGAAGATCTCGGTGGTACTATGCGCCTCGGTGATCATTCCACAGAAATTAAGCCAGACACCTTGGCTCATGAACTGTACGAATCAGACGAGTGTATTGAACGCCATCGCCATCGGTATGAGGTGAACCCAGAATACATCGACCGACTTGAAGAAGCTGGTCTTGTATTTTCTGGTGTCTCAAATAATCGCATGGAAGTCGTTGAGCTCCCCGAACATCCATTCTTTATTGGAACACAGTTCCATCCTGAATTCCGCTCTCGACCTGGAAGTGCATCCCCACCTTTCGTTGGCCTTATTGAAGCGGTTCACACCACTTCATCAGATCCTGAGCCAGTTCACACTCCAGAGTAG
- the guaA gene encoding glutamine-hydrolyzing GMP synthase has translation MVDPDSFIDEKIEEISTKIGDDNAIIALSGGVDSSTAAALAYEAVGDQLTPVYVDTGLMRKGETEQIEETFSYMDSLRIVDARGRFLSELEGVVDPEKKRHVIGEQFIREFEAVAEEVDASHLVQGTIYPDRIESEGTIKSHHNVGGLPDVIDFDGIVEPMRDLYKDEVREVARKLELEEIISERMPFPGPGLAVRILGEVTEEKLAVAREANYVVEEELEEYDPWQALAAVIGKATGVKGDNRVHGWVVAVRSVESRDGMTARAQQIDWETLQRIQSRITGEMESVSRVVYDVTHKPPATIEYE, from the coding sequence ATGGTAGATCCTGATTCGTTCATTGACGAAAAAATCGAAGAAATTTCTACGAAAATTGGCGACGACAATGCTATCATCGCCCTTTCTGGTGGTGTTGACTCCTCAACTGCTGCCGCCCTTGCATACGAAGCGGTCGGTGACCAGCTGACGCCGGTCTATGTTGACACTGGTTTAATGCGAAAGGGCGAAACAGAGCAGATTGAAGAGACGTTCTCGTATATGGACTCGTTACGGATTGTAGATGCCCGAGGCCGATTTTTATCCGAACTCGAAGGCGTCGTTGATCCAGAGAAAAAGCGTCATGTCATTGGTGAACAGTTTATCCGTGAGTTTGAGGCTGTAGCTGAGGAGGTTGATGCTTCACATCTGGTACAGGGGACGATCTATCCGGATCGTATTGAGTCTGAGGGCACCATTAAGTCACATCATAATGTAGGAGGACTTCCGGATGTCATCGACTTTGACGGAATCGTTGAACCAATGCGGGATTTATACAAAGATGAAGTCCGAGAAGTTGCCCGGAAACTTGAGCTTGAGGAGATTATATCTGAACGCATGCCCTTCCCGGGACCTGGTCTTGCAGTTCGAATCCTCGGTGAGGTAACTGAAGAAAAACTCGCCGTTGCTCGAGAGGCAAATTACGTTGTTGAAGAGGAGCTTGAAGAATACGACCCATGGCAGGCGCTGGCTGCTGTCATCGGCAAAGCAACCGGTGTAAAGGGAGATAACCGCGTTCATGGATGGGTCGTTGCCGTGCGGTCAGTTGAAAGCCGAGACGGTATGACAGCACGTGCACAGCAAATTGACTGGGAAACCCTTCAGCGTATTCAATCCCGTATTACTGGCGAGATGGAGTCTGTCTCTCGCGTCGTGTATGATGTCACTCATAAACCTCCCGCTACTATTGAATACGAGTAA
- a CDS encoding CTP synthetase, translating into MTSSKVIIVGPDSDNLMSALQAKGADVTTVSDMATRPDLEEAGIVDADIYILTDLEQATTIPIVKDLNPDIQVVAYDRTSLPEFATAQTDLAIDPDLLAPSVVADELIA; encoded by the coding sequence ATGACTTCATCGAAGGTAATCATTGTTGGCCCCGATTCAGATAATCTGATGAGTGCTTTACAAGCTAAAGGAGCAGATGTAACCACCGTGAGTGACATGGCAACACGTCCAGACCTTGAAGAAGCTGGTATTGTCGATGCCGATATATACATCCTAACTGATCTCGAACAAGCAACCACTATTCCAATCGTTAAGGACCTCAATCCTGATATCCAGGTAGTCGCGTATGATCGCACATCACTACCTGAATTTGCAACCGCACAAACTGACCTTGCAATTGATCCTGATCTCCTTGCCCCCTCCGTGGTCGCAGATGAGCTTATAGCTTAA